A segment of the Leptospiraceae bacterium genome:
CCTTTAGAGAAGCTGAGCGAATCTGACTTAAATCTTCTTAGAAAAATGTATCGAGATATGCTTTTGATACGACGCTTCGAAGAGGCAGCAGCACGATTATATGCACAAGGAAAATTCGGTGGTTTCTGTCATTTGTATATTGGTCAAGAAGCCGTAGGAACTGGAGTCATTTATGCTCTTCAAGAAAAAGACTATATCATTTCCACGTATCGAGATCATGGGCATGCCTTGGTACGTGGTCTTGATCCTCGAGCTCTCATGGCAGAACTTTTAGGAAAACGCACAGGTATTGTAAAAGGGAAAGGCGGATCTATGCACTTCTTCGATGTTCATAAAAACTTCCTAGGAGGACACGGAATTGTGGGAGGACACGTAGCATTGGCATCAGGCGTGGGCTGGGCAATTAAATATAAAAAATTAGATGCCGTTGTAGTGGCTTTCTTCGGAGAAGGAGCAGCAAATATTGGGGCTTTTCATGAAGGATTGAATTTGGCAGCATTGTGGAAATTGCCTGTGGTTTTTGTTTGTGAGAACAATCACTACAGCATGGGAACTCCTATTTATCGTGCTTTGTCTGTTCCTGATGTTAGTATCCGTGCAGTTGCTTATAACATGGAAAGAGATAAATTTGATGGTGATGATGTATTGTATGTTTATAAAAGAATTCTTCCTTACATTGAAAAAGCAAGACGAGGAGAAGGACCTTCTTTAATAGAAATTAGCACTTATCGATTTCGAGGTCATTCCATGTCGGATCCGGCTAAATATCGGACACCCGAAGAAGTTGAAACTTGGAAGCGGCGAGACCCAATCTCTCGAGCTCAGAAAATGCTGGAATACAATGGGGTTGATGAAAAAGAATTTGCAAGGATTGAAGCCGAAGTAAGAAATATTGTTGAAGATGCGATAAGATTTTCTGAAGAATCTCCAGAACCAGCACCCTATGAATTATACACGGATGTTTATGTAGAATAAGGGGAGGGAGACTATGCCAAAGATTACCTATCGAGAAGCTGTTCGTAGAGCTATGATCGAAGAAATGGAGCGAGATCCAAATGTGTTTTTGATGGGGGAAGAAGTAGGCCACTATCAAGGAGCTTATAAGTGTAGTCAGGGTATGTTGGAAAAATTTGGAGAAATGAGGGTAGTTGATACTCCCATCTCAGAACAGGGTTTTGCGGGAGTTGGGATTGGTGCGGCAATGTTGGGATTACGTCCCATCATCGAGTTTATGACATGGAATTTTTCGTTGGTGGCTTTTGATCAAATCTATAACAATGCAGCAAAAATTCTTTACATGTCAGGCGGGCAAATCCCGATTCCGATTGTTTTTCGTGGTCCTGGAGGTGCAGGTGGGATGCTTGCTGCTCAACATTCCCAGTCTCTTGAGGCTCTATATGTTCACTGTCCGGGCTTGAAGGTAGTAGCACCTGCCACTGCTTATGATGCCTATGGACTTCTGAAGAGCTCTATCCGTGATAACAATCCAGTGATTTTTATTGAAGGTGAGGTTCTGTATAACACCTCATGGGAAGTTCCTGATGAGGAATTTTTAATTCCGATTGGAAAAGCAGATGTAAAGCGAGAAGGAAAGGACTTCACCATCATCACTTGGAATCGAGGGTTTTGGTTTACAATGGAAGCTCTGGATCGAATCCTCAAAGAAGGATATGATCCTTTGATCTTAGATTTGAGGAGCTTAAGACCCATGGACGAGCAAGCCATTATCGAAGCTACTTTAAAAACAGGAAGGGTTTTGATTATCGAAGAAGGTTGGCCAAGGGCTTCTGTGGGTTCGTATGTTTCCGATTTCATCCAAAGAAATTGTTTTTATGACTTGCATGCTCCTATTTTGCGGGTTAGTCAAGAGGACGTCCCTATGCCCTATGCACGAAATCTAGAAAGATTGAGTTTACCTAATCCAGATAAAATCATGCAAGCAGTCAAAACCCTGATGAGCTTTTAGTTTTATTTTTGAAATCAAAAGGAGTAAAACATGGCACGTATCATAGAATTAATGCAATTATCCCCAACAATGAAAACAGGTACCTTCGTTCGTTGGGTGAAAAAACCCGGTGATGCCGTTAAGTCAGATACAATCATAGCAGAGATCGAAACCGATAAAGCCATCATGGAAATGATGGCTTTTGATGAAGGAATCCTGCTAGCAACAGTCGCAAATGAAGGAGATCAATTGCCCGTTGGAGCTCCCATAGCAATTGTGGGAGAAATCGGCGAAGAGATTTCAGAACTATTGGAAAAAGCAAGAAAAAAACTCAACGAAATGAAATCTCCTTCAGCAGTACCAACCCTTCAAAAAGAAGAAAAAATCGAAACACCACCAGTGAAACCTCAAATCAAAAAAGAAGAGGGATGGGCACCAAAAACAGAAGAACCTACAGAAGAGCCAAAAGAATTTCTTCAAAAAACAATGACTTTAGAAGCAATAGAAAGTGAAGAAGAATCAGAAATCAAAACTACGAAGAAAGTATTTGATCGCATCGAGGTTGAAGTTTCTGATTTTCAAAAGCCCATCATAGATAGACCAGCCTTAAACGGCGATATTAGCATACCTCCTTATATAAGTTTAGCAAAAAGCATCACAAAGAGTAAATACCCCGCAAGCCCCTATGCGAAGAAACTAGCAGAAAATTATGGAGTTGATCTGAGTGTGATTGTTCCCGAAGACGGAAAAAGAATCACAGCAAAGGACGTTGAAAACTTCGTAAAAAATAGAAAAGCTGGACCTACAAAAGAAATCAAGCCTGATAGACGTATCCCTGTAGCAGGTATACGAAAAATCATCGCAGAACGTTTGTATCAGTCCAAAGCGAATATCCCCCATTATTATTTGACAATCGATATCGAGGTGGATCCCGTTTTAGAACTTCGAGAAAAGATGAATCATGACCTTGCAGAAATGAAAGAGGAAATCAAACTAACACTAAATGATTTTATCATCAGAGCTGTAGCCAAGTCTTTAACAAAACATCCTGTGGTGAATAGTAGCTGGCAGGGAGATACCATCATTCAATATGGAAGGATTGATATTGGAATTGCTGTGGCTTTGGATTCAGGATTGATTACTCCTTATGTTCGGAATGCAGATCAGCTTGAGTTTTTAGAAATGGTCAAACAAATCCGTAGCTTGGTCAAAAGGGCACGAGAAAGAAAACTAAAGCCCGAGGAATACACCAATGGAACTTTTACGGTTTCGAATTTGGGAATGTATGGAATCAAAGAATTCTCAGCCATCATCAATGAACCAGAAGCAGCCATCATGGCGGTGGGAACGATACAAAAAAAACCAATCATAAAAAACGATCAAATTACAGTGGGAAATATTGTGTCCATTACCTTGAGCTGTGATCATAGAGTGATTGATGGAGCAGAAGGAGCAAGCTTTCTTCAAACTTTCAAAAAATACATTGAGAATCCTTACTTAATGTTTGTATAAAAACTGATATCATAGTTTTGATTTTTTAAACAATCATGCGAAAGTTGGTGTAGGGCATATTCTCTTTCTTGCAAAAAACGAAGAACCTCTGATAGGTGAAGATTTCTTTTTTTGTAAATATTTGGCAAAGCTAAATAGATGTTTTGGTCATGTATGTAGTATGTATCTGATAATTTTTTCTTTTTGTATTGGATTTGAAAGTCTTTATCAGTAAGGGAACGTATTCTTGGAAGGATAATTTTTCCTTTGGTAAGGAATACTTCGTTTCCGTTGAGTCTGATGGGGATTTTGATTAAGTAATAGTCTCGATTTTGACTGAGAATGGTAAAGGGTATCTCGTGAAGTTGCGAGGTTATCATACAGCTGGGGGATAGATATTCAATTGGAATGTTTTCGACTTCTGAGGAATTCAAATCTTGATCCCTGTCATTTGTAATGGATAGTGATTTCTTGATTTGAGCTATTTCTTCATTCTGGTGATGAAAGAAAATAAGATGACTTTCGTCTATAAACTCAGGATAATATGTTTTTTTCCCGATTTGGAGTTTCATGAAGGGAGTGAAGTTTTTCCCAACCAAAATGCAAACTTGGAACTTACTGAAATTTGAGCACTCAATCCTTTCTACATGAGGTATCCAACCGATTTGATAGTGGCTATTGTTCAGTGGCTTATCTAAGAATTTTTGGTAGAAAATTTGTTTTCCAAACAAAACATCGTATTGATAGAGCTTCCAAGCTTTTTTATCATTCAAACCTTTATACATTTGTGTTTGAAAGTTTTGTATATTAAGAATATCCAAGATCAAGTAATAAAGTTCATAAGCATAAAGTTCATTCTTAGGGAATGAGTAATCAAAATTAAAGTTGGTCCAAATATAAAGGGGGGTCTTTCTTAGGTCTAAGTAATTATCAGTCAATCCAATTTTTTGATAAAATTCTTTTGAGAATGGTGGAAGATGATCACCAAAACTAATCACGATCACAGGTTCCTTTTGATTTTGTAATTTGTTTAAAAACTGGATAAGATCAAGATTTGAACGCCGTAAAAAAAACAAGTGTTGGAAAAACAATTTCTGCTCGTACTCATCAATAAAGTAATCTTGAGGCAATTTGATCCCATCAAGCATATCAGTGGGAACATTTGTTATAGGATAGGGAAAATGATTTTGAATTGTAATCAAAAAAGCAAAAAGGGGTTGATGTTCTTTCTCTAACAACGAAACAACAAAATCGTAGGCTTTATCATCCAAAATCACCCCTTCATAGTAGTTCGGAATAAATGGCAATGACTCTAAAGGAAAGAAAATATCAAATCCCAGAAAATGATAAACGTCGATACGATGATAAAACCACCCGAAGTTAGGATGCACTGCAATTGATTTATACCCCCTCTCTTTTAAAACAAAAGGTAAGGCATATAGATATTGATTGATGAATCCTGTGTAGGGAGATATCCCCTCAGGAAGTAAATTCAGTCTGAGTCCTGTTAAGACTTCGAATTCCGTGTTTGCTGTTCCTCCTCCAACATTTGGGACAATCAACTCGCCTTCAAAAGCTTTTTTAGAGAGTTCTATTTCTTTGATTGGATCGTTTTTTAAAGAAAGAAGTTTTGCTTTCTTTGGATTCCAAAAACTTTCGTTCAAAACCAAAATGACGTTGGGAGTGAAAGGGACCTTTTCGTTTTGTGAGTTTTGATCAAATATTTTGTTGTTTTGAATGACTTTATGCACATCATTTTCTGAGTAGAAAAAGAAATAATCAGAATAATTCAATACCTCAAAAATTAAATATTGTAAAAATCCCTTTTGGTAAAGTTGGATTACAGGATCCCAACGGAATTCGCTTTTAGTGTTTTGATAGTTTAGAAAAAAAAAGAAAGAAGAAAGTACAATCAAGATAATTAATCTCAAACGTGGAAGAAAGACATGAACGTGATGAAAAACTTTTGCGATGGCTAAAGAAACAAGAACAAAAGAAACAAAGAAAGTA
Coding sequences within it:
- a CDS encoding pyruvate dehydrogenase complex E1 component subunit beta, which translates into the protein MPKITYREAVRRAMIEEMERDPNVFLMGEEVGHYQGAYKCSQGMLEKFGEMRVVDTPISEQGFAGVGIGAAMLGLRPIIEFMTWNFSLVAFDQIYNNAAKILYMSGGQIPIPIVFRGPGGAGGMLAAQHSQSLEALYVHCPGLKVVAPATAYDAYGLLKSSIRDNNPVIFIEGEVLYNTSWEVPDEEFLIPIGKADVKREGKDFTIITWNRGFWFTMEALDRILKEGYDPLILDLRSLRPMDEQAIIEATLKTGRVLIIEEGWPRASVGSYVSDFIQRNCFYDLHAPILRVSQEDVPMPYARNLERLSLPNPDKIMQAVKTLMSF
- the pdhA gene encoding pyruvate dehydrogenase (acetyl-transferring) E1 component subunit alpha, translating into MYRDMLLIRRFEEAAARLYAQGKFGGFCHLYIGQEAVGTGVIYALQEKDYIISTYRDHGHALVRGLDPRALMAELLGKRTGIVKGKGGSMHFFDVHKNFLGGHGIVGGHVALASGVGWAIKYKKLDAVVVAFFGEGAANIGAFHEGLNLAALWKLPVVFVCENNHYSMGTPIYRALSVPDVSIRAVAYNMERDKFDGDDVLYVYKRILPYIEKARRGEGPSLIEISTYRFRGHSMSDPAKYRTPEEVETWKRRDPISRAQKMLEYNGVDEKEFARIEAEVRNIVEDAIRFSEESPEPAPYELYTDVYVE
- a CDS encoding 2-oxo acid dehydrogenase subunit E2, producing MARIIELMQLSPTMKTGTFVRWVKKPGDAVKSDTIIAEIETDKAIMEMMAFDEGILLATVANEGDQLPVGAPIAIVGEIGEEISELLEKARKKLNEMKSPSAVPTLQKEEKIETPPVKPQIKKEEGWAPKTEEPTEEPKEFLQKTMTLEAIESEEESEIKTTKKVFDRIEVEVSDFQKPIIDRPALNGDISIPPYISLAKSITKSKYPASPYAKKLAENYGVDLSVIVPEDGKRITAKDVENFVKNRKAGPTKEIKPDRRIPVAGIRKIIAERLYQSKANIPHYYLTIDIEVDPVLELREKMNHDLAEMKEEIKLTLNDFIIRAVAKSLTKHPVVNSSWQGDTIIQYGRIDIGIAVALDSGLITPYVRNADQLEFLEMVKQIRSLVKRARERKLKPEEYTNGTFTVSNLGMYGIKEFSAIINEPEAAIMAVGTIQKKPIIKNDQITVGNIVSITLSCDHRVIDGAEGASFLQTFKKYIENPYLMFV
- a CDS encoding LTA synthase family protein, with product MSDLLLMHEAVFFSESILQNFSEEVLTFFVSFVLVSLAIAKVFHHVHVFLPRLRLIILIVLSSFFFFLNYQNTKSEFRWDPVIQLYQKGFLQYLIFEVLNYSDYFFFYSENDVHKVIQNNKIFDQNSQNEKVPFTPNVILVLNESFWNPKKAKLLSLKNDPIKEIELSKKAFEGELIVPNVGGGTANTEFEVLTGLRLNLLPEGISPYTGFINQYLYALPFVLKERGYKSIAVHPNFGWFYHRIDVYHFLGFDIFFPLESLPFIPNYYEGVILDDKAYDFVVSLLEKEHQPLFAFLITIQNHFPYPITNVPTDMLDGIKLPQDYFIDEYEQKLFFQHLFFLRRSNLDLIQFLNKLQNQKEPVIVISFGDHLPPFSKEFYQKIGLTDNYLDLRKTPLYIWTNFNFDYSFPKNELYAYELYYLILDILNIQNFQTQMYKGLNDKKAWKLYQYDVLFGKQIFYQKFLDKPLNNSHYQIGWIPHVERIECSNFSKFQVCILVGKNFTPFMKLQIGKKTYYPEFIDESHLIFFHHQNEEIAQIKKSLSITNDRDQDLNSSEVENIPIEYLSPSCMITSQLHEIPFTILSQNRDYYLIKIPIRLNGNEVFLTKGKIILPRIRSLTDKDFQIQYKKKKLSDTYYIHDQNIYLALPNIYKKRNLHLSEVLRFLQEREYALHQLSHDCLKNQNYDISFYTNIK